Part of the Chiloscyllium plagiosum isolate BGI_BamShark_2017 unplaced genomic scaffold, ASM401019v2 scaf_63368, whole genome shotgun sequence genome is shown below.
TTAACCCTTACCTGTACCCCTTgtgaattttataaacctctacaaggtcacctccctccagtgaaaaacgacccagcttatccagcctctccttatgactcacCCTCCGTTCccggcaacttcctggtaaatctcttccgagCCCCCTCCAGTTCAATAACACCCTCCCTAtaacaggacgaccagaactgggcagAGTACTGCAGAAgggacctcaccaacatcctgtagcCCAGCGTGacttcccaacccctgtactaTGCTTCAGATAAGAaatacagggagagagagagaaaatatcaaAAAATAATGGAGGGGCAGTTGAGCCCAGAGGtagtttggagtgatatggaccaagggAGGGCAGAAAGTATGAGTTTGATTTGGTGTCGTGTTCAGCACAGCAttcgtgggctgaagggcgtggTCCTGTGCTGGGTGGTTCTGCGTTCTAGCTTGGTGAAGCAAGCTGCCGGTGAAAGGCTGGAGTTGTGCTGGCATTACGGTTCCTTGGAGTCTCTGAAAGCGTGGACCcgggaaaggagggggagtgacgaTAACGGGAGCAGGCAGTAATGCATTCCCTGACAGAACGGCTCAGGACTGGGAACCCCGAGGCCAGTTCGGCGTGGTGATGTGGAATCCAACATCGGCAGGGGTTGCGGGTGTGGAACTGCTGAGAAATCCCTACCACCTCTGCCTGGGAGCATCCGTCACCCTGGGGTGTCAGAGCATAGCTAATTAGCCGTAGGAATGGgacaaggccattcggcccctcgggGCTGCTACCCCATCCATCTGTGGCTGATTCCTCAGGCTAGCTATCCTCCCCTTGCCCGAATGATTAGGAATATATCTACCCCTCTGGTTTGGACGTACACAAGCCTTCTCCCACTTCCCCCACCCGTGCCTCCGCACAGCGCTCCCTCTGTGGcgaggaattccaaagacttccAACCCATCCCCTCTCCTCCCGGTCTCATTCCGAGACCGTGACCTTCGGTCCTGGACTCTCCCGCCCCCCCTCGCCCCGTGCGAGAGGGGAGGTGTCGCTGGCCGGGGCAGCATTTATCGGGAGGCTGGGGTGGTAAGGTTTGCTCACCGAGCTGGAAGGCTTGTCCTCAGACGTTTCGTCGCCGCGCCCGGTAACgtcgtcagtgagcctccggtgaagcgagCGCTGGTGTGGCTGTCCCGCGTGCTGGTTGCTTGTCCTCTTGTTGTTGCGGCGGGCGGTCTCGCTCGCTGCCCTTTCTCTGAGAGGTCGGGAAATGGGGTCCAATCCGACGTGTTTGTTGGCGGAGTTCCGGGTTCGAATGCCAGGCCTCCGGGAATCCCCGAGCCTGTccctgtttagcctgtcccagggggaggtgcgttgtcccagtcgaagtggtgtccctcGTTACCTGTGTGtgaggatagctggtcatgaGGTTTGGTGGCTCGTTGGTGTTCgggtatcctggtggctaatttcctgtctgtctgtccgatgtagtgtttgttgcgatccttgcagggtattttgtaagtgacattcGTCGCCCTGGGCCCATCAGGTTCATCAGTAGTTGTTGAAGTGTGTTGATAGGCTTGTGGGGCCCAGCATTGGCCATCCCTAATCGCCCAGAGGGCAGTCGAGAGTCAACGCCCATCACTGTAGGTccggagtcacgtgtaggccagaccaggtagggacgGCGGTTTCTGTCCCTGAAGGACATGGGTGAAACAGATGGGGTtcccatttccccccccccccccccccccgacccacACCCCCCGACACTGGATTCGTGGGCGACGTCAGACTCTGGGCgttcattgaattcaaactgcACTGTCTGCTGTGGATAGGATTCATACCCGGCTCCCAGAACGTCGCCCGGGTCACTGACAGACCCGTGCTCACAGACTctcccaacccagacccattcccactcccctattatcctacatttgcCCTTGActaatcccaccctaacctgcacatccctgggcactacgggacaatttagcacggccaatcccaccctaacctgcacatccctgggcactattggacaatttagcacggctaatcccaccctaaactgcacatccctgggcactattggacaatttagcacggccaatctaccctaacctaaGCAGCTTTGGATTGtaggatgaaaccagagcacccggattgaaatccacgcagacacggggagaatgtgcaaactccacacagattgtcgcccaagggtgggatcgaactTCGGTCTCTGGTGCCATGAGGCTgcacccctgagccactgtgccatggtACCACCCAGGCCATTGCCTTCTCTCTGGCTTACCCCCAGTCTATGTCGCGCgcgtgttttctctctctctctctctgtctctctctctgtctctctctctctgcctcttttcCGCACCCGGCCTCAGACGCTGAGCAACCCCGACACGTGTCATTCCTCACGTTGCAGGGAGATGGGAGTCGGCGGACACCGCTGAGAGAGGCGCGGCCAGGATGTTTGGcggcggaggaggaggaggaggagggaggcagGGCCGGGCCCTGCTGGAGGCCCGCTTCCACTACCAGTACCAGGCCGGCGATGGGAGGCTGGTCCGCATGGTGGAGGGAGATCGCTTCGTGCTGCTGAACAAATCCAACCAGGACTGGTGGCGGGTCCGCAGAGAGGGCGAACCCAAGAGATCCAAGCCCATTTACGTGCCCGCTGCCTACGTGGTCGAACTGCCCGAGGAGGCGCCGGCAGCAGCCCACGCGGGGAAGCGGGCCAGCCTGCCCGGCAAGTTAAGCCCGTCCAGCCTCGACGTGACAGGTGAGGGAGAGTCCGTCGCATGGACGAGGGTGGGCGCGGGCGGTGGTGTGGAGATTAAAGCAAGGATGGATCTTTCCATAACCTCTGTACAGTTGCTGCCTTTTCCCTCTCCTGAGGGGTTCCGCACGGCCGAGAGTGGTAAACATTGGCAATCGCTCCAGCCTGGTGCAGTGAGCTGTCGGTGAAAAGCTGTAATAGCGCTGAACGAAGTAAACACCGGAGTCGCTCCAGCCTGGTGCAGCGAGCTGTCAGTGAAAAGCTGTAATAGCGCTGAATGAGGTAAACACCGGAGTCGCTCCTGCCTGGTGCAGCGAGCTGACGGTGAAAAGCTGTAATAGCGCTGAATGAGGTAAACACTGGAGTCGTTCCAGCCTGGTGCAGTGAGCTGTTGGTGAAAAGCTGTAATCGCACTGAATGAGGTAAACACCGGAGTCGTTCCAGCCTGGTGCAGTGAGCTGTTGGTGAAAAGCTGTAATAGCACTGAATGAGGTAAACACTGGAGTCGCTCCAGCCCGGTGCAGTGAGCTGTCGGTGAAAAGATGTAATAGCACTGAACGAGGTAAACACCGGAGTCGCTCCAGCCTGGTGCAGTGAGCTGTCGGTGAAAAGATGTAATAGGACTGAACAAAGTAAACACCGGAGTCACTCCAGCCTGGTGCAGCGAGTTATCGGTGAAAAGCTGTAAAAGCGCCGAACGAGGTAAACACCGGAGTCGCTCCAGCCTGGTGCAGTGAGCTGTCGGTGAAAAGATGTAATAGCACTGAACGAGGTAAACACCGGAGTCACTCCAGCCCAGTGCAGTGAACTATCGGTGAAAAGCTGTAATAGCGCTGAACAAGGTAAACACCAGGGTTGCTCCAGCCCGGTGCAGTGAGCTGTTGGTGAAAAGCTGTAATCGCACTGAATGAGGTAAACACTGGAGTCGTTCCAGCCTGGTGCAGTGAGCTGTCGGTGAAAAGCTGTAATAGCACTGAACGAAGCAAACAGCGGAGTCGCTCCAGCCTGGTGCAGTGAGCTGTCAGTGAAAAGCTGTAATAGCGCTGAACGAGGTAAACACCAGAGTCGCTCCAGCCCGGTGCAGCGAACTATCGTTGTAAAGCTGTAATAGCACTGAGCGAGGTAAATACCAGAGTCACTCCAGCCTGGTGCAATGAGCTGTCGGTGAAAAGCTGTAATAGCACTGAACGAGGTAAACACCAGAGTCGCTCCAGCCTGGTGCAATGAGCTGTTGGTGAAAAGCTGTAATAGCACTGAACGAGGTAGACACCAGAGTCGCACCAGCCCGGTACAGTGAGCTGTTGGTGAAAAGCTGTAATAGCGCTGAACGAGGTAAACACCAGAGTCGCTCCAGCCCACTGCAGCTAACCGTCGGTGAAATGCTTTAATAGAACTGAACGAGGTAAACACCGGAGTCGCTCCAGCCTGGTGCAGTGAGCTGTCAGTGAAAAGATGTAATAGCACTGAACGAGGTAAACACCGGAGTCGCTCCAGCCTGGTGCAGTGAGCTGTTGGTGAAAAGCTGTAATAGCACGGAACGAGGTAAACACCGGAGTCGCTCCAGCCTGGTGCAGTGAGCTGTTGGTGAAAAGCTGTAATAGCGTTGAACGGGGTAAACACCGGAGTCGCTCCAGCCTGGTGCAGTGAGCTGTTGGTGAAAAGATGTAATAGCACTGAACGAGGTAAACACCGGAGTCGCTCCAGCCTGGTGCAGTGAGCTGTTGGTGAAAAGATGTAATAGCACTGAACGAGGTAAACACCGGAGTCGCTCCAGCCTGGTGCAGTGAGCTGTCGGTGAAAAGCTGTAATAGCGCTGAACGAGGTAAACACCAGGGTCGCTCCAGCCTGGTGCAGTGAGCTGTTGGTGAAAAGATGTAATAGCGCTGAACGAGGTAAACACTGGAGTCGCTCCAGCCTGGTGCAGTGAGCTGTCGGTGAAAAGCTGTAATAGTGCTGAATGAGGTAAACACCAGATTACCCACCCTGCCTATCCTCTTTCCAGGTGCATGGACGGGAGTGGCGACAGAGAAGAGGAGCACCCTCAGTGGGGACCCGGCTTTCCGGCATCGCTTCAGCTGGGCAAACCTCGGGCACCTGGTCCCACAAAGCCCACGCGCCAGCCACCTGCTGACTCCCCATCCCT
Proteins encoded:
- the LOC122546499 gene encoding rho GTPase-activating protein 27-like, with the protein product MFGGGGGGGGGRQGRALLEARFHYQYQAGDGRLVRMVEGDRFVLLNKSNQDWWRVRREGEPKRSKPIYVPAAYVVELPEEAPAAAHAGKRASLPGKLSPSSLDVTGAWTGVATEKRSTLSGDPAFRHRFSWANLGHLVPQSPRASHLLTPHPSDRCRGNVAAIVHAWPPGTPLESRGQADGATVGPQGGQS